From the genome of Phoenix dactylifera cultivar Barhee BC4 chromosome 5, palm_55x_up_171113_PBpolish2nd_filt_p, whole genome shotgun sequence:
AATCCCCACCTTCCCTTCCCTCTCTCTGAGAGCAAAAGATTAGCGAGATTTAACCACATCCATTGAGGGTCATATTTCAATGTTTACCTTGTCCCACATCTAGTATGTACATCTTTTGTCTCAAGAACTTAGTAGGCTTTCATTCTTGTGGTATGTGTTATGTTTGTTCTACTATCTTGCAATAATGGCTTGTCGAAATTATCACAGAATGTACATAAAGCGTGAGAAtttctacatcggttattcgctgagaaaatcttgaatacttatataggatcaaaaaatttaaataataccttctgactAGTTATTTTAGATGAGATTCTTGATTGTTACATGAAGTCGAGTAAACTGGGGACTACTTTTATAATAGATTTATCTACCAAGTGGGGGGGGAAAATGTTTGAGCTAGCTGCGTGGGTATGCCTGCCGTATATCTTGGTAGTGCGCTAGGTAAAGTTCTACATAAActaatcttcaaatcacaagttGATGACAAGTGGGTCCCTTCCTCACACCTTGCATCTGTTGAAAAGTTACATACGAAAAGAAGAGTTGGCCACCCGATATATAACTCAACACTGCCGATGCCAAGTTGCAACTTGGAACTAGGGCGCCCGTGAAGAAACTATCATTAAACTTGGAACCTCCGGCTGTCACAATTCTTGTGTTATATCTTCCCTCTGAAAAAGAGAGAATTGTGAGCCGTCTAGGCTCTGAATTGCCTGCAAAGTTCTGGCACCAAACAATTAGCATTACCACCACCAAACACTAACCGAATGTGGAGTCATTCTCCACGTCCCACGGTACTATATGAACTAGAGCAATTTGCAAGGACTCAGTTTGGTTCGCAaaaattttaacaaaaaaaataaagaaatacttCGTGTTTagttagaatttttttaaaaaaaattgatagaaaagtagcttttctataaaaataagatatcgaaattttatagaaaaaaaattcatatgggacataaaaatctaatttttatgaattgaaAATTGGAGTAGATTCTTTCCAAAACTATCATTAAGCTTTTAGACAGAATAGAATGAGATCTTCCTTTTATTAAAagcataataaatattttacataatttttttggaaaactAGATTCTCAATCAAACATAAGCTATTTTATAATATGTTGCTTTTTATGGTCAATCAAACATGTAAAAActacttttctagacatcagCTTCCCACAAGGTTGGGCTAAGCCTGAGCCAAGTTTGTGCTTTCGGGTGGATAACTATAAGAATTTTCCAACTAAACCTGAGAACATTTGAGCTAGATTCTCTCACCATAACTACTCCCTCACTTTCCCATGACAATCAATATCATCTTTTAGCTGCAATCCAATCCAACCCATCATTGGAGAAAGCTAAAGCCAGGGCAACATTGACACCAAAGTTAATCTTTTGTCTCCCTTTAGATACCCTACCTCAGAAGTGTAATGGGAGGAAAACACATAGCCTAgatccataatatttttttaagaaacttCTGATTGCGAGCATGTACTTTTTATCCTCCCATGACTCCCCTCCTCCATCAGTAATTTTATTAAGGGAAAAAAACACCGACACCTATTTGTCCTGTATGTGATCAAAGTGGTTCATATGCATTAAACTACTAGGCGGAATCAGCAAGGTTGTGGTGGCGGTAAGATGCCCGGTTATGTTATTCATGGGATATCCTGCATGAGAACATGATTGTTTAACGGATGGTAAGGTAGAGCTAGAGTATTCAGCCGTACCATACATAGAAATTACTACTTTAGATTAACAGCATTGATTCCTTGTGCTCCCTTGTTACACCAGGAACACCATTACCTCATTTTGTCCGCTTTACTATGTTCATCTATCTGGACTCAATTTAGTTATTACCCATGGTGCCTGTTTAAATGATTAGGCTGAAAATTTTATTGAATTCATGGATTGAGCTGGTACACTCAGCAAAATAATAGATTTATCGATTGGACTAGGCTTATATTCATAAGTACTCTGAAATAACTTTGGAGTGAGCCGACCCAAATCCCATaggtcggaaaaaaaaaaagacctgcCTAAGAATAGCTTTGGAGTAGCCTGTATTAGGcagtttttttttgggggggaccTATGGGATTTGGACTGGCTCACTCTATGAATATAGGCCTAACCCAGCCTATAATCTTATGATTTTGCTGATTTTTTTCCTAagcatgccttttttttttaacctatgGGATTTAGGTCGGCCTACTCCAAAGTTATTCTTGGGTACTTATGAATATAGGCCTAACCCAACCTATAATTTTATGATTTTACTGATTATATTGACTCAATCCATGAAGCCAATAGAATTTTCTGCCCAATCATCCAAACAGgcctttaatattattttaattcaataTTCTACTTAAAATTTCTATATGATATTCAACATCCGTCAAGCCTTATCCCAACAATTCAATGTTGTCAGTCACTTGATATGCCATAACATGTACAATCTCTATCTGATTCACCAGAGTCATTTTCCCCTGCCTGATATGCACCATGAATTGATTCTTACTTTTAAAAAAGCATCCTTTACCAAAGAAACCCCCTCCAAAATTTgtatctaaaaaattaaaatgaaaGTATAAGAAAAGGGTCCAGACAGATCCCAGATACTACAGGCAAAAAAACGCTTTGCTGAACCCAACTCCTTTTTCAGTTTAATCAGCTGCCTGATAGCCGAATCTTACCATTGCCATCAATACCTACTAAAAAGGTCCCAAAGTTCTTCAATCATTAGAAGCATTTAGACAATtaaatgagaaagaaaaagtaaGCTAAAATCAGATATTAACCATTATCAAGCCACCCCTTTCTGTATGAgccaaattaatttttttttttttcttgtcgaTGATCTAGTTGGCTGCAGATAGTGGCCAGCCAAAGATTTCACAGATCAGAAGCACAGTTgccaagagatgaaaaatgacATGAAACACTACATAAAAGGGAAGCAGGAAATACAAGCTATAGGTTCCCAAAGAAGCATATGAGACATCTGAAAAGTAACAGAAAATTTGCAGGGGCCACATGGAAAACTACAAGCAAACCACTGAAAAACTAGTCTTCAGTGGTTCCTCCCAAGTACTTCCAAAATTTCTTGTTCAGAACAAGTTCTTGATTgtccttttgttttttcttgcaGCTTCCCATTTTACACTGTTTCAAGGTAAAGAGCATTTTCCTGAGACAGCCATGCTCAAAAGCAAAGGAACAAGTTCCATGTGAGCTCCAAAAAGGGTCCTAGTAAACGATAACTGCACCCACCAAATGAAAGATGAGGCGATCCTGAGATGATCTATGATGTGAGTACCACTAATTTATCTGGACCTTTGCTGGTATACAAAAAGATTTTACATATCAATGTTTCTCTCAAAGAAGAATTCTTCATCTCTATCCTTTTTCATTTTGTTGGATATGCAAAACCTACCCAATGGAAGGACGGGAGATTGGATGAtgctctttcctttttcttggtgAGAGGATGATGCTCTCATTTAGTTTGTCACTTCCTCGAATACTAAATCCTCCTAGGACCACATGTTCACATGCATCAGCCATTGGTAGTTTAGCACCTCCACTCTATTGGTTTTAGGTCTCCCTGACAAAAGAGAAGGACAAAAGGAAGAATAAAAGGTttatttgcatgaataccctcccaaattgatatttacatgtatatcctcgtcaaacacttgttttgcaattctacccttttttttattcttgtttttgtATATGTACCCACGCCATCTAataccgttaaaaaattaacgatttcaaattaaaatgactaaaatatctttGATGGatagatatgtaaaaaaaacatttataaggCAACTGCGATGGAGGACAAcaacataattttaaaattctattatatttctaattaaaataaatatggtttttatgaatggtgttagaagaactattatattaggggtatttgtacaacaacagtattttataagggtacagaaataaatataaatttaagagGGTATCACGCAAATTTAAAAACTCAAAAATAAATGGTACCGGATGAAGAGATGAAATATAGAAAAGTTCCACAAGAAAAGgggtcaagaaaaagaaagaaagcaagaaaagaTTAGGAGGAAAAAAAGATCGTGAGCCCTCTAGGCTATTTTCAAGCAAGAATTTGTTGGAACTTAGAAGCACTTGGAGAGTGATTTGTCAGAAATGTTATTTCCTGCCGATATCTAcaaatttcttgaaaaaagTAATAAACAGGGCAGCAAACACAGAGACCATCAAAATCTCATATTGTCATGTATTTGGAATTTTGGATTAACCTAGTTGCCTAAGAAAATAAGGGACAGGTGCCCACAAGCTTTCATTTACCCAAGCAACTGGAGTAGCATTTCCAGGCAATTAACTGGAAGAACCTAAAATCAAAGGTGACGATTATCTCCATTCCATATCTTAAAATCTCAAAATAATTATGCATAGAAATTAAGTTCTCCACATTGTTTCAGTTTTACTctgatttttttcaaataattggTGATTCAAACACAAgtagtttttttttccatccGATTGTCATTTTGACATTTTGGAGGATAAATATTTATCTATCAAGTTAGATACATTTATAAACAGTATATTGCAAATAATTGTAGGACTTGGAAAATCCAAAGAATTGTCAGAAAAAGCAGCTTCTGTATAAGGAACAGCATTAAGCAAGCAACTGCCTCGCTCAGTAGATTTTATCACTCTCAAAGATAATGCCTTCTTGAAATGATTTCTAAGCATCACAACATGTTTATTTCTAAGTGAAACCAAGCGACAGGGTAATCGGTTCCAAGTATCATTTGCTGGAGAGTTGGTCACATTGAAAACAGAGTGCAAAGCCAGACCATCAATGCATGAGGTCAGCTTAAAAACTCTGAACAACAAGTGCAAGAACCAATACTTAATGTCTAGGCAACATAATCTGCACTAGGAAATAGATGTAGAGGGTACATAATAGTGTACCCTATATTTTCAGATGCATTGACCATCAACATGATTAGGTTACACCCTTGGAAATGGTAAGATATAGAAATCACAATGTTCAAAGAATGGTACACATGTCAAGAACTTAGTGCATTGACAACAAGGAAAAAGATTATCAAAAGACACAAAGTTACTGAGGATCCCACGAACAAGAACAAAATAAACACTCATAAAGCATACTCTCTAGACGAACATAAAAGGAGCACCAGAGGATGAGTAATTAGATAAGCACAGATGAGGATCAGTTTGACAAAGCATAGAAGTGGAGATCAGTTATGTGCGAGGAAGCTTAAGAATTTGATATTATTTCCACTCAACTGATACCATTCCAGTCAAGATTATGAGAACTCGATAGTTGAATGTGCAGATGCCATGAGAAAAAAACAATCACAGATTCAAATGAGAGGTACCACAGGACAGATCAGAAAAGATGGCCCCTGAAGGGCAGCCAACCTATGTTTGAAACTTTGTACTAAATAATGTTTGGTGTTGCAGACATGACACCAATGGAAAACAAGGTAGATCCAAATAATTAACAGAAGTTTGACAGCAAAGCATACAAAGTAAGCCTAACCATCCATAAAAGGCATGACGGCTGCATATTGGAGAGAATGAAGAAAACACTGCTCTTTTACTTACAAGAGAGAATGAATAATGACAGCCAATATGATAAATTACATTCCATTAGGACAATAGCCCATACGCATAAATGCATCAGTAAGCAGCATAGAAAGCATACCATGACATAGGAATAGAAAAAACAAGGGAAACAGGGGCAAAGTACGGATATACACTCTAGCCCCACCGGCTAAACATGAATTACATCGATAAACATGTCAGCCAGAGTAGAGGTGCATCTATCCACAAAACATTATATATTTTGGCCATGTACATGCTTATAATGATTAAGAAAACACACCAATTGTAGTATAACAAACATAGATACGGCTGAAGTATTTAAAAAGTGCTAGCTATCTACATTATACAATGACAGTGGTCTATGGACCTAGCACATAGCTAACGGATGACATATATCAGCATACACCAGCATTGATGCAACTCCATAGCCATCTTAGACTGGAATAGCTATTTCAACCATACCTTTTCCTTTTACATTTGCTATTTCACAGAAAACATCcacttagaaaaataaataatacaagATAAAAATATACTCTATATCTTTCCACGACAATAGGGAACAAGATGGCAGTAATGCTAATTATATCAGAGGACAAAAATACCAGGAATCCACTCTGAATGCCCAACATATACAGAATGAAATCATTCTTTTCCTTTTATCTCTTGTACTTTGTCATCTATCATAAGAATCCTAGAGAAAAGAAGTAGAGAAATATACACTTAAATTAAAAAACAGAATCAGCCTAATCTGGTGCAAAAGAAATTAACTTCTTTGGCAAGCTGGGGCCACCACTTTCCGGCATATATCTTGCATGATGATAATAAGGTTCTGACTAATCACATAGACCAGCTTGACCGAAACACCAGTGCAAGAGATGGGGTCATCCCCTCCATCACATATACAAGACCTGGTTGCAAGTTAATGCTCCTACCAAGATTGTAATTAAGAAATCCTTCCAACTGGAACTGATTTAAATGTCCTTTGACAGTCCCTCCTATTCTCAAACCATATCCTAGCTCATCGCCTGGGGTATCAGATAAAGAGATGCCCCACTGGAAGAAATTATGGCTAGATTTCTGAACCTCAATCCAACCACCAAGTCTGGTACTTTCATCAAACTCTGAATCTAGCATCAAAGCAATGGATCCAGATGAGATAGAATCTACTGTATTCCTTGTAGTGGCATTAGGAGGTGCTTGCATCTGTACATCAGAGCCCGTCTGCTGCTTTAAACTGCCCAATGGAATAGCAAATGGACCAAGTTTGATCAGCGGACATGGTGATATAGGCATTTGCCAAAGACCAGATAAAGTCATTTTAATTTCTTCAAGTGGTTGATAGGCAACTTGTGCAAATGTGCTCCAGCAACTCCTATTACCATCAGCACTATGTTGCATCCCCTGCCCAGAAACCAATCCGGCTAAACAAGCTTCAACATTTGATCCTTTAACAAGTAAACCAGCAGCACAACTATGACACTGACCGAATAGAGAGGGTCCAAATGATGAAATCCCAGCACGACGATGCCCCTGCCAGAAACTATTAAGTTAGAAGAAACATAGTCTAGATAGAAACGGTAGAACCATATTCAGAAACAATCTAAAAATTTGGAAAGGCATTACCTGCAAAATATTTGAGCCAATTCCAAAATTGCTGCATCGAGCACCTAACGGAACTGAAATAACAGATAGCCAGTCATTGATATTTGCCAGATACATCAATGATGAAAGTGTCAGAGGAATTTCAGACCTCCCACTGTCGTGGACCCAGCATTTTTGACTAGTTGCAATCTCAGCTATTAGAGCATCTTTCTGTCTCACAACCGTCTCAAAAATAAACTTTGAATCAATGCCTATTCTTATTCTTGCTCTATCCAAGGCACCACAAGCATGCTGGAAATCATTTCCAGCAAGCAACATAACTCCAACCACATCAAGAAATCCTTTTATTTGTGTTTTGGCTTCCAGGAATGGAAATCCTTTGGTAAATTTATAGACAGAAAGCATGCTTTCCACTTTTTCCTGCCCGTCCCGTAGCTTCCCTAAGTCAGAAAATGCTTCTCGATGCAAACGCTTCAATATCTCCACCTAGTAAGTGAGGACACAAAAACATCACGGGTTGCAGGGTTAGGAATTAGCAGatagttttttgaaaaaaaatgaagaaaaaagtgAACTGCTGAAATTGAATGCATTTGAAAAATCTGGTGGAATTACATGTGACCTGattctcccttctttttttttttgtaaacatTTAAAGAGGTgtctttttctttaataaataaCCGAATACAGTGTTGTACTCCAACTTTGCGATtgcttataattattatcacCATAGAAACCTGAAGTCCTTTTATTAGAACCCtatcatttattattttattttttttattttccttcgAATGTATAGCTCATTGATCATGCATTCTATCGTTTGCGCtcgtgtgaaggtcatttaagCATTAAGTTTATTGACATAAGACCTTGATATAAAAAGCGGATCCACTGTAATATACAAGGTTGATTACTGCATGGATCAAAATAAactttatttataataaagCATATTCATCTTTACTCATTGAACCCCTTTCAGAAATAAGTCGGGCACAATTCCTGAACATGATAGTTATAAAAATTCTTGCAGACAGCTATGCTATCAAGTTAAACGGAATTTTAGAAAGAGTATCAAAGATCAATGCAAagttcaatctctctctctctctctaatgagTAACCAGATGGCAGCTACTACTACGAACCTATACCCTTATGAATATCATATCTTAGCACATGAGAAGCAAATTCGACTGCAGCAAGAGCAAATTGCCCATTAATTTCCCTTCCAACCGATCATTACTGATATTAAGCTATAAGGTTCAAATTCCCAGACATTGGTCTAATGCTTGGCCATAATTTTCAGTAAATTTCAACGATAGCATGCATTTAGTAATCAAAACTATCAGAAAGAAGCAAGAGattgaaatttcttttcttctctgcgAAAAAGATAGAAATAAGGAGGTAAGGTTACTGGGTTTTGGGTGGAGAAATCGGTGCTTTTCTGGAACCCAGCCTTCACAAAGCCCTCGCCAGCTTTTGCGAAccctttgatcttatccatgaGCAATCCAACGGGCTCCATCTTCGGGCCAACCACGAATTCCGATAGAGAGGAAGAGATGGAGGATTGGAAAGAAGGCCCGCGGAAACCCTAGCAAAGCCTAATTCTATTCTTCTCCCTCCAAAACGAATGGCGGTACTTCCGTTTCAATTTGAAGCCTCTCCgatacccttttttttctttttcttttaatcttCTATTctgttcttttccttttctcttttactttattcttcttccctttttcttttcttgctgcTTGGTGACTTGGTTCTGAATTCTGATTGCACCTTTCGCATGAACGAGATGATCGATCTTCGTTGGCGACGTTGACTGTTGGATTGCGCCACACACAGATCTCAAAACACTGCGAACTATTTGATGCTTGAGCTGAGAAAAATAAACATGACACAACTccgcaaaaattaaaaataaaaaaaagattttatgaatattcttctaaaaatttaaaattacgtgaatacttttttaaaatttatttttatttctgtatcctcataaaatacatatttttacataaatattccTACTATAGCGGTTCTTCTAACCccattaataaaaactatatttattttaattaaaaataaaataaaattttgaaattatttttttgtctttcATCGCGATTgtcttataaatgtttctttttgcacatctacctattaagaatattttagtgatCTAATTTGAAATCGCTAACTTTTTACGGCATTATATGGTGTGGgcatatatatgcaaaaataatgatagaaaaaataaaacaagtgttttaagaTGGTATAGGTGTAAATAT
Proteins encoded in this window:
- the LOC103721151 gene encoding uncharacterized protein LOC103721151 is translated as MEPVGLLMDKIKGFAKAGEGFVKAGFQKSTDFSTQNPVEILKRLHREAFSDLGKLRDGQEKVESMLSVYKFTKGFPFLEAKTQIKGFLDVVGVMLLAGNDFQHACGALDRARIRIGIDSKFIFETVVRQKDALIAEIATSQKCWVHDSGRSEIPLTLSSLMYLANINDWLSVISVPLGARCSNFGIGSNILQGHRRAGISSFGPSLFGQCHSCAAGLLVKGSNVEACLAGLVSGQGMQHSADGNRSCWSTFAQVAYQPLEEIKMTLSGLWQMPISPCPLIKLGPFAIPLGSLKQQTGSDVQMQAPPNATTRNTVDSISSGSIALMLDSEFDESTRLGGWIEVQKSSHNFFQWGISLSDTPGDELGYGLRIGGTVKGHLNQFQLEGFLNYNLGRSINLQPGLVYVMEGMTPSLALVFRSSWSM